The following coding sequences are from one Xiphophorus couchianus chromosome 22, X_couchianus-1.0, whole genome shotgun sequence window:
- the LOC114138404 gene encoding probable ribonuclease ZC3H12C: MGQKDHVEAGAVLDLAPDLEYLHVAGADRQAGGLDGPPAMEEQAESFTTTTAVCSLPEESGGSDGECKTAPPATADSDRGEVSCTSSKNTHQPLCRTPCVDLGTEGPPEPPSDPSGEPEREPAEPPADCPAPEPEPKLAGKDYQAKLEFALKLGYSEETVRQVLSKLGPDTLINDILGELVKLGTKPDSEQPAGILTSTSSSSSSSSCGCSDVLDGQRSDSPLPTESVCDQDNLRPIVVDGSNMAMSHGNKEVFSCQGIQLAVDWFVERGHQEITVFVPAWRKEQSRPDAPITDQEILRRLEKEKILVFTPSRRVQGRRVVCYDDRFIVKLAYESDGIIVSNDNYRDLANEKPEWKKFIDERLLMYSFVNDKFMPPDDPLGRHGPSLDNFLRKRPILPEQKKQPCPYGKKCTYGHKCKYYHPERGAQPQRAVADELRASAKSCVPSKNQGDAGLVKSHSVPAGTIEAKNGAPKRQSDPSIRALSYSDAEEKLLVKSRLESQKSNTGGSSSNSSSSNISCSGGLAVSSALAGPSPGFGLLQDQQSRSGTHLPAPSHDLYPHCETPDLSYFSVTRAYSGLSLSSRRSPDCRYPKDPELRLGSMGSTGSECGSESSISCGSSDSYSDRSCPGCPPEPLLEESVHFPNPAGRLYAHHIASNHELCGLHAADYPSIQHNHTSNPAVQSYHLNAACGQSCVHEQPPPEGPPKRPLYPLPPHLQHQPLAARSSCPGDYHSLPQSNHQPPGSPIGRCLAPTRSESVSDSHLYEHLSASHHHHRPKTLPSWETYYRQPSLPPSRYEPSAYQSLPDTHQSSWHPAPWPQEGYSSSHPALHLSPTRYLGHPPPPALSPHPPYPPHSSHLALLSHPPPPYGPQHPESPVHCRYEDVREKVYVDLCNIFPSELVRRVMARSPHVTDPQQLAAAILAEKAQSGY; this comes from the exons ATGGGCCAGAAGGACCATGTGGAGGCGGGAGCAGTCCTCGACCTGGCGCCAGACCTGGAGTATCTCCACGTAGCAGGGGCCGACCGGCAGGCTGGCGGCCTTGACGGACCCCCTGCTATGGAGGAGCAGGCGGAGAGCTTCACCACCACCACCGCTGTTTGTTCCCTTCCGGAGGAGAGCGGTGGGTCTGATGGCGAGTGCAAGACGGCGCCGCCGGCCACAGCAGACTCAGACAGAGGAGAGGTCAGCTGCACTTCCAGTAAAAACACCCACCAGCCGCTGTGCCGCACGCCATGTGTAGATCTGGGCACGGAGGGGCCTCCGGAGCCTCCGTCGGATCCCTCAGGAGAACCGGAGCGGGAACCGGCCGAGCCTCCGGCCGACTGCCCCGCACCAGAACCAGAGCCCAAGCTGGCGGGGAAGGACTACCAGGCGAAGCTGGAGTTTGCCTTGAAGCTGGGTTACTCTGAAGAGACTGTGCGCCAGGTGCTGTCCAAGCTTGGACCCGACACCCTCATCAACGACATACTGGGCGAATTGGTCAAACTGGGCACCAAACCTGACAGCGAGCAGCCAGCGGGAATATTGACTTCTACCTCATCGTCTTCATCATCCTCGTCTTGTGGCTGCTCTGATGTGCTAGATGGGCAGAGATCGGACTCTCCACTACCCACGGAGTCTGTCTGTGACCAGGACAACCTGCGACCGATCGTGGTGGACGGCAGCAACATGGCCATGAG TCATGGAAACAAGGAGGTGTTTTCCTGTCAGGGCATCCAGCTGGCTGTAGACTGGTTTGTGGAGCGCGGCCATCAGGAAATCACGGTTTTTGTGCCTGCTTGGAGGAAAGAGCAGTCCCGCCCTGATGCTCCAATAACAG ATCAGGAGATCCTGCGGCGCCTCGAGAAAGAAAAGATCCTGGTCTTCACCCCCTCACGGCGCGTCCAAGGCCGGCGCGTGGTCTGTTATGACGATCGCTTCATCGTCAAGCTGGCTTATGAGTCAGATGGCATCATCGTCTCCAATGACAACTACAGAGACCTGGCTAATGAAAAGCCTGAGTGGAAAAAGTTCATAGACGAGCGGCTGCTCATGTATTCCTTTGTCAATGACAA atttatgCCTCCAGATGATCCTCTCGGACGTCACGGCCCCAGCCTGGACAACTTCTTGAGGAAAAGGCCAATCCTGCCTGAGCAGAAGAAACAACCCTGTCCATATG GGAAAAAGTGCACGTATGGCCACAAGTGCAAGTACTACCACCCTGAGAGAGGAGCTCAGCCTCAGCGCGCCGTGGCCGATGAGTTGCGTGCCAGTGCCAAGAGCTGCGTCCCCTCCAAGAACCAGGGGGATGCTGGACTGGTGAAGAGCCACAGTGTGCCAGCTGGCACCATCGAGGCAAAAAACGGTGCCCCAAAAAGGCAATCGGATCCCAGCATCCGAGCTCTGTCGTACAGTGACGCTGAGGAGAAGCTACTGGTGAAAAGTAGACTAGAAAGCCAGAAGAGCAACACAGGTGGGAGCAGCAGTAACAGTTCTAGTAGCAACATCAGCTGTAGCGGAGGTTTAGCGGTGTCTTCAGCCCTGGCAGGACCGTCACCTGGTTTTGGTCTTTTGCAAGACCAACAGTCCAGATCAGGGACACACCTACCGGCCCCCAGCCATGATCTCTACCCTCACTGTGAGACTCCAGACTTAAGCTACTTCTCTGTAACACGGGCCTACTCTGGTCTGAGCCTCTCCTCCCGACGAAGCCCGGACTGCCGCTACCCCAAGGATCCGGAGCTGCGGCTCGGCTCGATGGGCTCCACAGGTTCTGAATGTGGGAGTGAAAGCAGCATCAGTTGTGGTAGCAGTGACTCATATAGTGACCGATCCTGTCCCGGATGCCCCCCAGAACCTTTATTAGAAGAAAGCGTTCATTTCCCCAACCCCGCTGGCCGCCTGTACGCTCATCACATCGCTTCTAACCATGAGCTGTGCGGTCTGCATGCGGCAGATTACCCAAGCATCCAACACAACCACACCTCTAATCCAGCCGTTCAGTCCTACCATCTGAATGCTGCGTGTGGGCAGAGCTGTGTTCATGAGCAGCCTCCACCAGAGGGACCCCCTAAGCGACCCCTTTACCCTCTGCCTCCTCACCTCCAACACCAGCCGCTAGCTGCCCGCTCCAGCTGCCCCGGCGACTACCACTCTCTGCCTCAGTCCAACCATCAGCCCCCTGGATCTCCCATTGGCCGCTGCCTGGCCCCCACTCGCAGTGAAAGTGTGTCCGACTCGCATCTGTATGAACATCTCTCTGCGTCTCACCACCACCATCGACCGAAAACGCTGCCCAGCTGGGAGACTTATTACAGACAGCCGTCACTCCCACCATCAAGGTACGAGCCGTCAGCCTACCAGAGTCTGCCTGACACGCATCAGTCGTCCTGGCACCCCGCACCGTGGCCTCAAGAGGGCTACAGCTCGTCTCACCCAGCTCTGCACCTGTCCCCGACACGTTACCTAGGCCACCCGCCGCCACCAGCCCTCTCACCCCACCCTCCTTACCCGCCTCACAGCTCCCATCTCGCTCTTCTGTCACACCCTCCTCCTCCGTACGGGCCGCAGCACCCGGAATCCCCCGTGCACTGCCGCTACGAAGACGTGAGGGAGAAGGTGTACGTCGACCTTTGCAACATCTTCCCCTCGGAGCTGGTGAGGCGTGTGATGGCTAGGAGCCCCCATGTCACGGACCCCCAGCAGCTGGCTGCCGCCATCTTGGCAGAGAAAGCACAAAGTGGCTACTGA